The sequence below is a genomic window from Cicer arietinum cultivar CDC Frontier isolate Library 1 chromosome 6, Cicar.CDCFrontier_v2.0, whole genome shotgun sequence.
gaaagttgggaaaagcatccaactttggtgtgcttttcacaatagcttgaaactcattatatagtgatggaagcaaaatcacatatgttttctaaacgaTGTGAGACTTTCgtatgtatagaattgaaactacacaaaatatgatagtttttcaaagtgagatttcaaaaaaatattctttccaatgtgggacttgaattttaaaaaacatgtttctttccacttaaatttacaaaaaatatttttttccaatgtgggacttcaacacatttttaaattcacactataacatacttatgttccaataatcccccacttgaatttaaaaaaaagtttcttaaaatagcatcaaatgcttctataagatcgtgcataaacaaaggtgtctttcGACTTGAACATTTGCATAGcgagtaagattcagattcaacaagagtgactcgtagtcttgaactctatctctgacatcaaacccacacacaaccttttcattaggtgtattctcaaaagcccgTGCATTAATGGtcctgcacgtgtatcccagtatagtgaacgctctaggaattctgcctcgaaattccataggaagcggccccacttccacattcataTAGGTGAGTCTATGAAGAGTACTcatgtagctaggtactccctccacatagagtatagatctcattaagagttcctattacctcatcctatcatcgcttcaggaatcatgtttctctaatttataataacatgttcatctcatatcacttcacgacttgttattacccattgaacctaattcttgggatctccagtcttttaggtcgggttaccatcatgagtgactctataggcattagtctcatccttcaggatgtatttatgactttctctgtagctaatcctttcgttaAAGGATTTTCTAAATTCTCATCAGtgcatacatgatccactataacaactcatttagaaaataactttctaacagtgttgtgcttacgacgaaTTTGTCGTTTCTTATCGTTGTAgtaacgattctcaatcttcgcaatagccgcggtactatcgcagtggatcaacgcATCTGTCATAGATTTTTTCCATATagggatctcaactagcaaacatctcaaccagcttgcttcttcactagtagtagctagtgctatcatttcagactNNNNNNNNNNNNNNNNNNNNNNNNNNNNNNNNNNNNNNNNNNNNNNNNNNNNNNNNNNNNNNNNNNNNNNNNNNNNNNNNNNNNNNNNNNNNNNNNNNNNNNNNNNNNNNNNNNNNNNNNNNNNNNNNNNNNNNNNNNNNNNNNNNNNNNNNNNNNNNNNNNNNNNNNNNNNNNNNNNNNNNNNNNNNNNNNNNNNNNNNNNtcactatattaaaatatagtcatcgattgctttggagtcatctgataagatgttccaatcaacatcattgtatccttcaaaGATAGTAGGAAATCTTCGATAATAtaatccgagactcatggtccttttcaggtatctcatgactctttacATAGCGTGCCAATgttccatactaggtctactggtaaacctgcacaacaatcccacgacgtaggcaatgtcgggtctagtacaatcagtgacATAtatgaggctgccaatgatgctcgcatattcagttgtATAACACTTTCACCAGTGTTCTTGAAAAatttcacacttggatcatatggtgtgcaagcaggtttacagtcaaagtatttatatttctttaggatattttcaacatagtgaaattgatccaaagaaattcctttttctgacctagtaatcttgattccaaggattacatttgcttctctgaggtctttcatatcaaagttgttacacaacaatgatttcaaaatatttacagcatgaatgtttgaatcaaatatgagtatctcgtctacatagagacatatgatagtgcaaatgccattttcaaatttgtagtaaatacatttgtcactttcattcactttaaactcattcgatataataaagttatcaaacttttcatgccatttctttggagcttatttaagaccatacatggatttatctaacatacataccctgtattcttgtccttgaattacaaaacctttaggttgctccataatagatttcttcttccgaatcaccatttaaaaaagttgttttaacatccatttggtgtaacACCAGGTTAAGAATAGCTGCTAGTGATATGAGTATtctaatggatgttattctaaTGATCGGTGGAAAAGTCTcgaataaatctatattttctctttgtctaaaacctttggctacaaggtgtgccttgtatttatcaacagatccatcgggttttagtttcttttccaaaatccatttacaaactattggtttgcaaccaagaggcaagtgtactaaatgtcaggttcggttagactctagagaatccatttcatcgtttatagcttcttgccatagatctgcatccaatgattacagagcttctttaagatttgcaggatcctcttctagattataagccatatattttggtccataatctatagcaactcttactccttcgagtttctgtttcatcttgtttgttgctttcaatgCTTCTTGTTGCATGAACTTGACTAagttcgctgcccccactatttcacATGAACTTGACTAAGTTCGTTGCCCCCACTATTTCACAGGAACTTGACTAagttcgctgcccccactatttctcgattTAAAAGGGATTGATTTTCATGGAAGTCAActtcatttgactttatgatcacttttgcatttaggtcataaaacctatacgctttgttctttaccgcatacccaatgaattctcattcataggctctactggcgAGTTTAACTCGCTTGGGATCGAGGGTTCTGACCTAAGCCAGACCaccccatgtttgaaaataagacaagtttaattgtcttttcttcattatctcataaggagatattttgtttttagatttaagaactctattcaaaacatagcaaataaacaatatattttcttcacaccaatgagatgtagtactagagttaaacatactagcaacaactagttcaataaaagttgtattcttttttcttttcaactttaccattcacttcaagtaattatggtgtagttgttccatgtataattccagacaatttataaaactcatttaataaactaaatcatacttggaatctcttaatctttatactaaattgattatcaatttcAGCTGTAAAGATCCTTAACATGTCAAacgtttcacttttatttttcatttcttggtaacgtctcatcaagttcacatatgtcaaagtgtaataaatctaaagacttagattctctaactacatatttatgtgaactcttttttattttagtttgactataaaattcatatttttcaagatcatttaacaataactttagaattaaaactaagttacttaattttgaaatcaaatgtgttcacatcacatagtttagcatgtcaaaattaaaatcacacaacatgtaagcataaacagacattttattgatttcaacattcaaacaaaagagacatattaaatttcaatatttaatttaaatatgccatGAATGACGTACCTTAATAGCTTATCTCATGAAttatcttctgaattttacGGGAGTGTGCCTCCACCTCCACGAATCTATCAGCCTCCATGTGCCTCCACAGATCTGTCAGCCTCCATGTATCTGTCATCGGACATCTGATACTCTCTAATACTCTAGGTAGCAGTCACAACTTACTTAGAGTATCTCAAACATATCTCGCATTATTGCTGGAACTGTAATagttatacagatcatcagcaagtcgattaagaatataattcttatcattattctcccatgggttaattctccaactgttttatccttttctatttgcttcaaactgaaacagtttatcaaaatcagaggcaacataaccaaatccagTAATCTCTTCGGTTGGCATGACAGaaagaaacgtcttaaaattgttggattttgagtttcaaaaactatttaaaattcacaatttatgccaccagagatattactgggttgagtcgcggactatgTCGCTCtcttttaagacgtttcgcggcactgcccaaattgtgcaaggtagactatcaaccacgaagtccccaggataaaacagctcagattcactgtatcggagttccactgcaccgtagaaaaccgttctagaattacaccctcaatgtgcagttaaagccactctcaatatgacaattaaagccactctcaatatggtactatgaccattcataactacgacataataaccgctcaaaaaggacaaaaaacgaatggactacgacataacaaccgctcaaaaaaccgaaagaattatggcataacaaccgctttaaaaccgaagggactacgacataataaccgctctaaaaccgaagggactgcggcataataatcGCTCTAAAACCAAAGGGAcaaaaagaaaggggagaagtggctcgaaaattaggcgagcagaatataagagggagaaaagagaaagttgggaaaagcatcaaactttggtgtgcttttcacaatagcttgaaactcattatatagtgatggaagcaaagtcacatatgttttctaaacgatgtgggactttagtatgtatagaattgaaactacacaaaatatgatagtttttcaaagtggaatttcaaaaaaatattctttccaatgtgggacttgaattttaaaaaacatgtttctttccacttaaatttacaaaaaatatttctttccaatgtgggacttcaacacatttttaaataacactataacatacttatgttccaacaattGATTTCACAAAACTTAAGGGAATATTCGTCTGTTTTACTAATCGACTCCACCACCTTCCATGTTGGGGTCCTCCATACCCCTATCTTCATGCAACCAACGACCTCCTTCCAAGTTAACCCACCGTTAAGGTTTGATTTGAGGTATAAACTCCACCCATGGATAATGTTGTCAACATCTAAAGCAAAGAGAACTTTTCACACTTATGTTTCGTATGCCATAATTTGAATGTTGACATATGCATGTTATAAAATGCAAGTGTGTAAATATACACgaccataacaaataataaagtaaaaatatagaTTATCTCCACGAAGattaattatgattaaattttaaatacttcaaaattatttagtttaattagttaaaatttcaaataattttgatCATAGAGAAAATTTGTGCGAATAAAAGTAAATCCAAATTTAAATAAGCAAATAATAATGAGATAATGTTTAACTTATGAGCAAAGACAAATAAGGGTGCAGTTCAATTATAAAGTCTGGTTATATGTTTTACAATGCTAAAACATGTTATAACATTACAGAGACCATATTAATCTAAGGGGTTTTCTCACAATAATTACTGAGATTTTCATTAAACTAATACTATGCCTAAAATCGTACATTAAATTCAATCATGCTTCACACACACAAATCAAATTAGCCATGAGTGGTcggtttattaattaaaaataacagtAAATAtagtttgattaaaataataataaacacacCATACATATTAACCcataaatttcattcataaCATAATTGTtccttaattaaaaatttagctCATAATGAGATTGAATAAAAAGAACATATAAAAGAGAAATATATCGAAAACagttttaacaaataaatacaaataaggACAACGGTAAAGTAAAAATTGTCGAGTATACAATATCTACAAGCGTGCAATAACTCTAACTTTGGGTTGCACCAATTCCCTTTTGATTCTTAACTCAAAAAACAAGCTTATATGGTCTTGAAATGGAGGAAATGGGACGGTGATAGAATGTGTGACGATGATGGTGGCGGTCATTAGGGTTCTCTAAATTAGATTAAttcaaccttttttttttctttctttatgtaGTGCAACAATTGTCCTATTTTATATGgtacatttcttttatttagttttgttattttttagacGTTTTTCACAATTAACAAAAATCACTGTCTGAAATTTGTTTCTAGTAGAGTATGGACAGATAAAAGAACACGCTCAGAAGCTGACTTCCGATAAAATTTAAGCGACCGTAGAAAAAAACAAGGGGTTGGAGAGCATCTATTTCTTCAAAGCCTTGATGCAATAGCATAAATGACTCTATAAACCCCTCGAGGCCAATGAGTCaattcaaacttaaaatttaaatgatttttaaatagctAACCAagtcattaaatttaaatagttaaaaaaaaatcaattaaaaaaaatcatttaaaaaaatcttatgtGGCAAACAGAGCATTGACATGGCAAatgaataaattgaataattataaaaataaaattaaataattaaattgattaaaaaagaaatgaagGTGTTATGTTTTAATCCTCCATCCATCCAAAATCAATAGGTTTAGATATTAGAGTTCTCTCATCCTTTCTACCGTCGCATCACCATTATTTCACGCACATCGAATCTTCATTTTCGAATCTCCAACCTTCAATTTAAACTTATAATCCATATCCAACTCTTTCATTTTGACCTAATAAAATTTTGGTACATTCTCATTGTCATAACCATTTGGATTTCCATTATATAGTTCATCACTATCATAGTTTGTCTTTAATGAACTAGAGATGATGGTTATTTGATAATAATGATGCAATGATAGAGAAAAAATGAGATGACCATAGTCTCCAATCCTATTTTGGATGAAAAACATAACACCTCAAACattacttgttttttttttttctatttatttttaatcaatttaattttaccttttcaattatttaatttattttaaattaacaatataaataattttaaaactaaattgaacttattaaatttaaattaaattttacacGCACCCAAATAAAGACAACACATACGACGAaccaaatatttaagtaaaaaaaaaaatgaattgattaatcagaagaaaaaaaagaatggaaaaaaagtttattaattcgaggcttaaaaaaaaaaaatacaaaaactgAGCAATAGTATAAACCTCAGTATGATAGTGAACATAACAGAAACCCTAAACTATGCATTCATTCAGTCAACTTCACCGTTCCATTCCATTCCATTCCATCATTTACAAGAATAATCAACCTTGCTAATGTTCCGTCAATATGAAGAAGAATCAAAATCTATTTGAATCTGTTTTAACCAAACATGTTGATTTTTGCTCGCAACCTCTTCCACACCACCGGTAGCCGTGTAAGCTCCTTCTATTCACCATTTCATTCAAACCCATTTCCCCTTTTCTTCACCCTATCATCCCAATCTTCTCAAAATCCAATTTTTGGTTTCCCCATGATTTTGTTCACTAGCTTCTTTTGTGTTATCAGATAcccattttcttcaaaatcttctTTTGACGACACTGTTTCTGAGTCAGTTCGTAGTTTCGCGCAACGTGATGATCCCCACATGTTTGATTCAGCACTTGCACCTATTTGGGTGTCTAAGGTTTTGGTGAATTTGAAAGGGGACCCAAAATCGGCATTGAAGTTTTTCCACAGTGCAGGGAATCAAGTTGGGTTTAGCCACACTGCTGAATCTTATTGTATccttgttcatattttgttttgtgGGATGTTTTATTTTGATGCGAAAAATGTTATTAAAGAGTGGATTTTGTTGAGGAGGGAAATTCCGGGTTGTGATTGGTTTGATATGTTATGGTTGACTAGGAATGTTTGTAGGACAGGGTTTGGGGTTTTTGATGCTTTGTTTGGTGTTTTGGTTGAGTTGGGGATGCTTGATGAATCTAGGCAATGTTTTTGGAAGATGAAAAAGTTCAGGGTTCTGCCGAAAGTGCGGTCCTGTAATGTGCTTCTTCACAAGCTTTCGAAATCAGACCAAGGGAAATTGACCTTGAGATTTTTCAAGGAGATGGTTGAGGCTGGTCTTTCGCCTTCGGTTTTCACCTATAATATAGTGATAGGCTATTTGACCAAAGAAGGAGAGTTAGAAACTGCTAGGAGTTTGTTTGAACGGATGAAACAGATGGGTCTTATGCCGGATGTTGTCACTTATAATTCCCTCATTGATGGGTATGGGAAGGTGGGATTATTGACTGAAGCTGTTATtgtttttgaggaaatgaaGGATGCAGGATGTGAACCAGATGTGATAACATACAAttctttaatcaattttttctgTAAATTTGAAAGAATTCCTCAAGCTTTTCGGTATCTGTGTGAGATGAAGGAAAGAGAGTTGAAGCCAAATGTTGTAACTTATAGTACAATGATAGACGCATTTTGCAAGGCCGGCATGTTGCTGGAAGCAATTAAATTTTTCATCGACATGATACGTGTTGGTCTTCAACCCAATGAGTTTACATATACATCTCTGATCGATGCAAATTGTAAAATAGGGGATCTGAATGAAGCTTACAAACTGACAAGTGAGATGCTGCAGGCTGGCCTTAAGTTAAATATTGTTACCTATACTGCATTACTGGATGGTCTTTGTTATGATGGTAGAATGAAAGAAGCGGAAGAACTATTCAGAGCATTGCTTGAAGCTGGTGTGGCTCTTAATTTGCAAATTTATACTTCCCTTATTCATGGATGTATCAAGGCTAAGATGATGGAGAAAGCCATGGATATTTTAGAGGAAATGAACAAGAAAAACTTCAAACTAGATCCCCTTCTGTATGGAACCAAAATATGGGGTCTTTGTAGgcaaaataaaatacaagaaTCTGAGGCTGTAATACGCGAGATGAAGGATCGTGGTCTGACTGCAAACAGTTATATATATACATCCCTTATGGATGCGTATTTTAAGGTTGGAAAAGTCACAGAAGCTGTTAATCTATTACAAGAGATGCAGGAATTGGGTATCGAAACAACAGTTGTAACCTATGGTGTACTAATTGATGGTTTATGCAAAAAAGGTTTAGTTCAAAAGGCTGTTAGTTACTGTGACCACATGATTGAAACTGGTTTGCAACctaatattatgatttttacTGCACTGATTGATGGCCTCTATAAAAATGATTGTGTTGAAGCAGCCAATAAGCTGTTCAATGTGATGTTGGATAAGGGAATTAGGCCAGATAAGTTAGTTTATACCGCTTTGATTGATGGAAACCTGAAGCACGGTAATCCTGAAGAAGCTTTGAGTTTGCTTAATAGAATGGTTGAATTGGGTATAGAGCTTGACCTGCATGCTTATACTTCATTGGTTTGGGGTTTTTCGCATTGCGGTGAAGTACAACAGGCCAAGTCATTTCTAAACGAGATGCTCGGAAAGGGCATTACTCCTGATCAGGTTCTCTGTATTCGGCTTCTGAGAAAATATTATGAGCTAGGGGACATAAATGAAGCTCAGGAGCTTCATAATGATATGATGAGGAGGGGCCTAGTTAACATGGACACAGCAGTTCCCTAAATATACACTTGAGAAGGAAAACATGTTTTACATACTTGACTCAGTCTTATTTTTATGGCACAAAATGTacattctttcatttttttgccAAAGTTCAAGAACTTAATTGAAGTGAATTTGGTGCATCTTCATATACTGGCAATTGCCTGTTCTAATTGAGGCATGCTCATTCTCAACGAGTTTGTATTCCCTCGATGTAAATCCTGCAGCTTCTAGGACGGGGCTTTCAATATTCATGTGATCATTAAGACAACCATAAAATGATGCCTCCCTGGTTCGAAAAAGTCTTGATATCCTATAGGTGATTGGCGATCAATTTGGCTGATATTCTAATGACAAAGCTCATAATTATAGGTATGACAACTTGATACTGTTCTTGTATATGCTCATTACTCAGATTTCTCTTATTTCCGCAGGATAGGAACTCCTCGTTATGACATATGATAGATGCAGAGGAGTTCAGACACAAGGCATATGATACTTTCTTGctattttctcaattttaataatatcaacaGACACAACTTTGGTAGTGATCTCAAGTTTCTGTTAGACATAGGCCTTCCACAGCAATATTCTATATGTAGGGTGATTCCAACATTTGATGGAAAGGAATCTTATTGGTTGCTATTTGCTAATCAATGCAGATCAGTATATCGGTGCCATTGGGGGGTACTCGTGGAGGAGAAGCTATCATTGACTGCGACGACATTGAGAAGGATGCTCTAAAGTTGTGGTTTTCTTGGAAAGCAAGCAACCAAAATGTGAACTCTTCCAAGTTCCAATACAATCTCTCATTCAAGTAGCGAAGATGGAGTTTCAAAAGAATTTGTATTATGTTATTGCCAACACCCTGATAAAACATTTATCGCCAACCACAATGAAAATCTCATTTCTACCAGAGAAGAAGTGCAAATACTGAACCACAGTTACTAACCTGCTATTACCGATTTTGTCAGTGTCTCAGAGCTACATGCTGGTCTTCTAGGAATAAGGCTGCTGCATTAAAGGAATTGGCAGTGTAAGGATTTATTGTATGTAAATAAGAATTGGAAGGAGTGAGAGGGAAAATGTATTGTCAATTAAAAGAGGATCGGGGCGCTCGGGCATAGGGAATGTGTTGCTATGCTGACATGCTGTGATATATTTTGCTTTTCTATGTACTGCACTGCATATATgacacttaaaaaaatataattaagtgttATGAGTAGCCTTGGGGATGCCAATTGTTAATCAACTACTTAACTATGCTAACAACAACTTGCCAATCGTTTTCTCTTTTTGTGCTCTTAGGTTTTAAGTCTGTGTTCAGCTTGAGGTCTTTAGAGTTACCTCTGTCAGGTGCATATCTGTGTATGTTTTAAGACACTGCATTAAGTTTGACTCACACCGTTATAGTTGTTGAGCCTTTGATGTAATGCCGTTTGCTTTCAATGATTTCTCCCCTTTGACCAATAAATAGTTACATGTGCAAACTTAGTTACATATACATAGTTTGAACTTTGAAATAAGTTCTGCAAAATAGTTTGTTGGTGCTATAAATAAACTTAACACATAATCACTTGTAAATACTTTTATTCATTTGACCTGTGATATGCTAGCGCGTCTAATATAGACTTGACTTTGAAATAATtagaagaaaatataataattagaagaaaaagataAGTCATTTTTACTAAATTACCTATCTTAATTATTGGTTAGTTTTTcactattatcaatataaaatataataatagtttgaaaGTTGTGTATATACTAATCATTGTAATATATAGTTAGTTAGTTTGAACTTTGAAATAAGTACTACAAAATAGTTTGTTGTGGCTATAAATAGGTTAACGTAATCTCTTATAAATACTTCTAGTCATTTGACATGTGATTGTTGGTGCTATAAATAGGCTTAACGCAATCACCTGTAAATACTTTTACTCATTTGACATGTGATATGTTCGCATTCAGTTTAAAAAGTTATTACATTCGTCTTATAATGAGTGTCGTTTAAAGTTTttgcatatatatattaagaaatataataattaaaagaaatagagaattcattttactaataattaaaagaaatagagaATTCATTTTACCAATTATCTGCCTTATCTATTGatggtttttttctttctattatccatgcaaaatataataatgcTTTGAAAGTTGTAAATGACATTCATTTTGAGACGACCCTTATTTATTTAAGTGACACTTGAGACAAAACTGAGTATTACACATGTCCACTGCAAACAATTTTACTTTCCaattaattagattaattataaatttgttatgaAGTCATTGTCAAATTCTTCACATAAACAACCATTCCCAAGTGAAATAGCAAAATGCAAGAGTAGGAAGTTAATATAATTACAGActcatttgttaaaaattaacaaaaaaaagtgATTGATTACAGTACTCCATAATTTAAAAGctattttttagagatttaaaaaaaatagaaattgttcCAAAATTTGCCTGACATACTAAAaatcaccttttaaaaaaattcaattatgaatttttttttaaagactacTAAAAACTGATTCtcatttaaacaattttttttactttttgttccgatttttatttttttgtaaaagatgaaataaacatattaaaattatcaaaagtgattattttattttaaaaaaatgattcttTTGGGAAATTTTTGTAATACATGCACTCTTAATTGAGGCCGTAGTGGTAACAACCATAACAATGGCATAAACAACACTGAAATGTTATGTAATGGTGGAGTATTGATAACCATTCTGTTTGTCAACATGATGGTGATAGTAATTATGTTGGTAGAAGTCGAAGATAATCTCATTCAATCCATAGATAGAAACTGTATAGATGTGGGGGAAAACTGAAAATAGCTAAACATGAAATTCGGCCACATGTTTTTAGGGGtacatttttcttaaaataatttgagaGTTTTCCTTAAAATAAATGCTATTTATAATAGTAAGTAGTGTGTAGTCGCCGCACTAATTTagtaatgaaaggtaaattgaAAGAAAAGTAGGTACACCA
It includes:
- the LOC101498302 gene encoding uncharacterized protein; this translates as MLIFARNLFHTTGSRVSSFYSPFHSNPFPLFFTLSSQSSQNPIFGFPMILFTSFFCVIRYPFSSKSSFDDTVSESVRSFAQRDDPHMFDSALAPIWVSKVLVNLKGDPKSALKFFHSAGNQVGFSHTAESYCILVHILFCGMFYFDAKNVIKEWILLRREIPGCDWFDMLWLTRNVCRTGFGVFDALFGVLVELGMLDESRQCFWKMKKFRVLPKVRSCNVLLHKLSKSDQGKLTLRFFKEMVEAGLSPSVFTYNIVIGYLTKEGELETARSLFERMKQMGLMPDVVTYNSLIDGYGKVGLLTEAVIVFEEMKDAGCEPDVITYNSLINFFCKFERIPQAFRYLCEMKERELKPNVVTYSTMIDAFCKAGMLLEAIKFFIDMIRVGLQPNEFTYTSLIDANCKIGDLNEAYKLTSEMLQAGLKLNIVTYTALLDGLCYDGRMKEAEELFRALLEAGVALNLQIYTSLIHGCIKAKMMEKAMDILEEMNKKNFKLDPLLYGTKIWGLCRQNKIQESEAVIREMKDRGLTANSYIYTSLMDAYFKVGKVTEAVNLLQEMQELGIETTVVTYGVLIDGLCKKGLVQKAVSYCDHMIETGLQPNIMIFTALIDGLYKNDCVEAANKLFNVMLDKGIRPDKLVYTALIDGNLKHGNPEEALSLLNRMVELGIELDLHAYTSLVWGFSHCGEVQQAKSFLNEMLGKGITPDQVLCIRLLRKYYELGDINEAQELHNDMMRRGLVNMDTAVP